A genomic region of Peptoniphilus sp. ING2-D1G contains the following coding sequences:
- the mutS gene encoding DNA mismatch repair protein MutS (This protein is involved in the repair of mismatches in DNA. It is possible that it carries out the mismatch recognition step. This protein has a weak ATPase activity; High confidence in function and specificity), whose amino-acid sequence MKQYLDVKKKHKDEILLFRLGDFYEMFFDDAVTASKELHLTLTKRASTGNNVPMCGFPHHVSNSYISKLIDKGYKVAICDQVEDPKLAKTIVKREVTKVITPGTFTDSEYLDSSNNNYLMSVYVKNLSIFISYLDYSTGEIYITEKTFLNRKELNIFFVDECYRINPSEILINKQKDVNFNKILKNIPSYINFVEDLNLNVNDFDEYIDDTNIYSELINLKNNRNINDLISIKILFSYVIKTQKDGFKHLNFVIYYNSDDNLLIDENSKINLELVKGLNTNSKKDSLLGVLDNCKTSMGSRTLKKWIEKPLKYRDEIEYRLNIVEKLNEDFILLDNIIKELNEIYDIERLSVKISNSTITPKDLIALLNSLKSIKNIKFILKLSNSEILSKLSDQINPLEKLKSTIENTIIDDPPANFEEKQFIKKGFSKELDDLFDMSTKAKKWILEFENEQREKTGIKNLRVKYNKILGYFIEITKSFVDKVPSTYIRKQTLVGSERYFSLELKEMEAKLLSSRDDALALQLSLFDELKKYLSDNIKNIQELSKVVSLIDVLTNFSDVSIKNNYTKPEFNQDEVIEIKDGRHPIIEFNFTDELFVPNDTVLDNKENLIHIITGPNMAGKSTYMRQVALIVIMAQMGCYVPASKANLSIVDKIFTRIGASDNLSKGESTFMVEMKEVANILNNATSSSLIILDEVGRGTSTYDGISLAWAIVEFIVENIKAKTLFATHYHELVDLAKKYDCISNLTIQVQEQEDTIIFLRKIIDGYTNNSYGIEVAKLAGINEVVLNRSREILDNISEEKSVLINKPKQTDIKSRNKYSASEKILKDISNININNLSPLEAINILNTVIERIRNTNEY is encoded by the coding sequence ATGAAACAATACTTGGATGTTAAGAAAAAACATAAAGATGAAATACTCTTATTTAGGTTGGGAGATTTTTATGAAATGTTCTTTGATGATGCAGTCACTGCATCTAAAGAGCTTCACTTGACACTTACAAAGAGAGCTTCCACCGGTAATAATGTCCCAATGTGCGGTTTTCCTCATCACGTTTCAAATTCCTATATATCAAAACTGATCGATAAGGGATATAAAGTTGCAATTTGCGATCAAGTTGAAGACCCTAAATTAGCAAAAACCATTGTAAAAAGAGAAGTTACAAAAGTCATTACACCCGGAACTTTCACAGATTCGGAATATTTAGATAGCTCAAATAATAACTATTTGATGAGTGTATATGTTAAAAATCTAAGCATTTTTATATCCTATTTGGATTATAGTACCGGAGAAATATATATTACTGAAAAAACTTTTTTAAATAGAAAGGAGTTAAACATCTTTTTTGTTGATGAATGTTATAGAATAAATCCCAGTGAAATACTAATTAATAAACAAAAGGATGTTAATTTCAATAAAATACTTAAAAATATACCCTCTTATATCAACTTTGTCGAAGATTTAAATCTTAATGTAAATGATTTTGATGAATATATTGATGATACCAATATATATAGTGAACTGATCAATTTAAAAAATAATCGAAATATAAACGATTTAATTTCAATAAAAATTTTATTCAGTTATGTAATAAAAACTCAAAAAGATGGGTTTAAACATCTAAATTTTGTAATTTATTACAATAGTGATGACAATTTACTGATAGATGAGAACTCAAAAATCAATTTGGAATTAGTAAAGGGATTAAATACAAATTCAAAGAAAGATTCTCTTTTAGGCGTTTTAGACAATTGCAAAACCTCTATGGGATCGCGAACATTGAAAAAATGGATTGAAAAACCACTTAAATATAGAGATGAAATTGAATATAGGTTGAACATAGTTGAAAAATTAAATGAAGATTTTATTCTTTTAGATAATATAATCAAAGAGTTAAATGAAATCTATGATATTGAAAGGCTCAGCGTAAAGATTTCCAATTCAACTATTACCCCTAAAGATCTAATAGCTTTATTAAATTCATTAAAATCAATAAAAAATATAAAATTTATTTTAAAATTATCAAATTCTGAAATTCTTTCTAAATTATCAGATCAAATCAACCCGTTAGAAAAACTTAAATCAACTATTGAAAATACAATAATTGATGATCCACCTGCAAATTTTGAAGAAAAACAGTTTATAAAAAAGGGTTTTTCAAAAGAACTCGATGATTTATTTGATATGAGTACAAAGGCAAAAAAATGGATACTTGAATTTGAAAATGAACAAAGAGAAAAAACCGGCATAAAAAATTTAAGAGTTAAATATAATAAAATACTGGGATATTTCATTGAAATTACAAAGTCTTTTGTAGATAAAGTTCCCTCAACATACATCAGAAAGCAAACTTTAGTCGGATCAGAAAGATATTTTTCTTTAGAACTTAAGGAAATGGAGGCAAAGCTTCTTTCTTCCAGAGATGATGCATTAGCTTTACAATTATCTTTATTTGATGAATTGAAAAAATACCTTTCTGATAATATAAAAAATATTCAAGAACTCTCTAAAGTAGTATCTTTGATTGATGTATTGACAAATTTTTCAGATGTATCCATAAAAAATAATTATACAAAACCAGAATTTAATCAAGATGAAGTAATAGAAATTAAAGATGGTCGACATCCAATTATTGAGTTTAATTTTACTGATGAATTGTTTGTTCCAAATGATACAGTGCTGGATAATAAAGAGAATTTAATACACATAATAACAGGTCCTAATATGGCAGGAAAGTCCACCTATATGAGACAGGTTGCACTTATTGTCATAATGGCGCAAATGGGATGTTATGTTCCGGCATCAAAAGCAAACCTTTCTATTGTTGATAAAATTTTTACGCGCATAGGAGCTTCTGATAATCTTTCAAAAGGAGAGAGTACTTTCATGGTTGAAATGAAAGAAGTTGCAAATATTTTAAATAATGCAACTTCATCATCACTTATAATTCTGGATGAAGTTGGAAGAGGAACAAGCACCTATGATGGTATTTCACTGGCTTGGGCAATTGTGGAATTTATTGTGGAAAATATAAAAGCAAAGACTCTCTTTGCAACCCACTACCATGAACTTGTAGATTTAGCAAAAAAATACGATTGTATATCCAACCTGACCATTCAAGTACAGGAGCAAGAAGATACTATTATATTTTTGCGAAAAATCATAGACGGATATACAAATAATTCCTATGGGATTGAGGTTGCAAAACTTGCCGGTATAAACGAAGTTGTTTTAAATAGATCCAGGGAAATTTTGGATAATATCTCTGAAGAAAAAAGTGTTTTGATAAATAAACCAAAACAAACTGATATTAAGTCCAGAAATAAATACAGCGCATCAGAAAAAATTTTAAAAGATATATCAAATATAAATATTAATAATTTATCACCCTTAGAAGCAATCAATATTTTGAACACGGTTATTGAAAGGATAAGAAACACTAATGAGTATTAA
- a CDS encoding Hypothetical protein (Family membership): MNYEEKLNILKDNLEKSKDLKNRAEIKLESLYATKKDLIEQIKQYGVEPENLNSEIDKLKNEIDDLLDRADKLMPKD, translated from the coding sequence ATGAACTATGAAGAAAAATTAAATATATTAAAGGATAATCTGGAAAAATCCAAAGATTTAAAAAATAGAGCTGAGATAAAACTTGAAAGTCTATATGCTACCAAAAAGGATTTAATTGAACAAATAAAACAGTATGGTGTTGAGCCCGAAAACTTAAATTCAGAAATCGATAAATTGAAAAATGAAATTGACGATTTATTGGACAGGGCTGACAAATTAATGCCTAAGGATTGA
- a CDS encoding chromosome segregation protein (High confidence in function and specificity), translated as MIYISKLELENFQSHKYTLLDFDKGLNVIVGNSDSGKTAIIRAIKWALYNEPQGDYFIRQGEKNTSVSVHFNTGAIVKRFRSPSKNSYYLKKSNGEEFYFEGFGRIVPKEISEEINMYKINLDESTNSIINIAEQLEGPFLLNEKNSIRASAIGRLVGVNFIDDALRETIRDSKSTTSDIKTLEDRREFLSEKLKEFDYLSKKEEILAKLKNLKFKLDTKIDKYNSLIKLLQKFKSIEFEIDNELRVIEKHKNLDTILNIYNKLTLKYFKYKNLSDINKKILFNSEEINKNKKWIKKLENLDLYENTIDTISQKTKFYKEMTYQKNKYDLCLVDIENQNKILNLLSNLNAIEEIYNQANVFLMRLNIFQNFFTNYEDLSNRIEVGKSFCLKYNDLDEIENILKILDKVLIKYDFLKNSKINLDSLKQNISKSKEEYLKFDKNIKLNYKSYQNEMLHIGQCPLCFSKIDNEVIENIRKRYVEE; from the coding sequence TTGATATATATAAGCAAATTGGAACTTGAAAATTTTCAATCTCATAAATATACTCTTCTTGACTTTGATAAGGGATTAAATGTGATTGTAGGCAATTCAGATAGTGGCAAAACTGCTATAATCAGGGCAATAAAATGGGCTCTTTACAATGAGCCTCAAGGAGACTATTTTATTAGACAGGGCGAAAAAAATACGTCTGTGAGTGTCCACTTCAACACTGGGGCTATAGTAAAAAGATTTCGTTCTCCTTCAAAAAATAGCTATTATTTAAAAAAATCCAATGGTGAAGAATTTTATTTTGAAGGCTTTGGACGAATTGTTCCTAAAGAAATTTCGGAAGAAATTAATATGTACAAAATTAATTTAGATGAATCCACAAATAGTATAATAAATATAGCTGAACAATTGGAAGGTCCTTTTCTATTAAACGAAAAAAATTCTATTCGTGCAAGTGCAATAGGCAGGTTAGTAGGGGTTAATTTCATTGATGATGCCTTAAGAGAAACCATAAGAGACTCAAAAAGCACTACTTCAGACATTAAAACTCTTGAAGATAGAAGAGAATTTTTATCTGAAAAACTAAAGGAATTCGATTATCTATCAAAAAAAGAAGAAATTTTAGCGAAACTTAAAAATCTAAAGTTTAAATTAGACACCAAAATTGATAAATATAATTCTCTTATAAAATTATTACAAAAATTTAAAAGTATTGAATTTGAAATTGACAATGAACTTCGTGTAATAGAAAAACATAAAAATTTAGATACTATTTTAAATATTTATAACAAATTAACTTTAAAATATTTTAAATATAAAAACTTATCCGATATTAATAAAAAAATTTTATTTAATAGTGAAGAAATTAATAAAAATAAAAAATGGATAAAAAAATTAGAAAATTTAGATTTATATGAAAATACTATTGATACAATTTCCCAAAAAACTAAGTTTTATAAAGAAATGACCTACCAAAAAAATAAGTATGATTTATGCTTAGTCGATATAGAAAATCAAAATAAAATTTTAAATCTGTTAAGTAATTTAAATGCCATAGAAGAAATATATAATCAAGCAAATGTTTTTTTAATGCGACTAAATATTTTTCAAAACTTCTTTACAAATTATGAAGATTTATCAAATAGAATTGAAGTTGGGAAAAGTTTTTGCCTTAAATACAATGATTTAGATGAAATTGAAAATATATTAAAAATACTTGATAAAGTATTAATTAAATATGATTTTCTGAAAAATAGCAAAATTAATTTAGATTCTTTGAAGCAAAATATATCAAAATCTAAAGAAGAATATTTAAAATTTGATAAAAACATCAAATTAAATTATAAAAGCTATCAAAATGAAATGCTTCATATAGGGCAATGCCCCTTATGTTTTAGCAAAATAGATAATGAAGTTATTGAAAATATCAGAAAAAGATACGTTGAGGAGTAA
- the miaB gene encoding (Dimethylallyl)adenosine tRNA methylthiotransferase MiaB (Catalyzes the methylthiolation of N6-(dimethylallyl)adenosine (i6A), leading to the formation of 2-methylthio-N6-(dimethylallyl)adenosine (ms2i6A) at position 37 in tRNAs that read codons beginning with uridine; High confidence in function and specificity), translating to MENINLINDYKNNIEEQIKYIKTTYNETPKKATVITHGCQMNEHDSEKIEWILGKMGYKLNPDINNSDLIIVNTCSVRHSAEDKVYGQLGNLKHLKNKKKDIKIGVCGCMMQRKESREYVIEKFENVDIIFGTNNIWKLPELLLNTYKTNKLAIDINDDISVIDESLGANRLYSFKAYVNIMFGCNNFCTFCIVPYTRGREYSRSPEDIVLEIKNLVSTGIKEVTLLGQNVNSYGKNLNKKVTFAELLYRISDIDGLERIRFMTSHPKDISDELLNAYKDIDKLSNFLHLPVQSGSDRILKKMNRHYTKEYYLRIIDKIKSICPDISLCTDLMVGFPGETEEDFLETLDLVNKVEYDTSFTFIYSRREGTIAAKSKDQIPENIKHERFQRLLDALYPIQLKKNKKLIGTNQKILVEGLSKNNSEYLTGRTEGFKTVNFKGDKSNIGEFVNVEITHANTFSLSGDLIEGY from the coding sequence ATGGAAAATATAAATTTGATAAATGATTATAAAAATAATATTGAAGAGCAAATAAAATATATAAAGACAACCTATAACGAAACACCTAAGAAAGCAACAGTTATTACTCATGGATGCCAAATGAACGAACATGATTCAGAAAAAATAGAATGGATTTTGGGAAAAATGGGTTATAAATTAAATCCTGATATTAATAATTCAGATTTAATTATTGTAAATACCTGTTCAGTAAGACATTCCGCCGAAGATAAAGTATATGGACAGCTGGGAAATCTAAAGCATTTAAAAAACAAAAAAAAAGACATTAAAATAGGTGTATGCGGATGTATGATGCAAAGAAAAGAATCAAGAGAATATGTTATCGAAAAATTTGAAAATGTAGACATTATTTTTGGTACTAATAATATATGGAAGTTACCTGAATTATTATTGAATACTTATAAAACCAACAAACTTGCAATTGATATTAACGATGACATCTCAGTTATAGATGAAAGCTTAGGCGCCAACAGGCTTTATTCTTTCAAAGCTTACGTAAATATCATGTTTGGCTGCAATAACTTCTGTACATTTTGTATAGTCCCTTATACCAGAGGAAGAGAATACAGTAGAAGCCCTGAAGATATTGTCTTAGAAATCAAAAATTTGGTAAGCACAGGTATAAAAGAAGTGACATTGTTGGGACAAAATGTAAATTCTTATGGCAAAAATTTAAATAAAAAAGTTACATTTGCAGAATTATTATATAGGATTTCCGATATAGATGGTCTTGAAAGAATTAGATTTATGACATCACATCCTAAAGATATTTCAGATGAGCTGTTAAATGCATATAAAGATATAGATAAATTATCAAACTTTCTACATTTACCCGTACAATCGGGTTCAGATAGAATATTAAAAAAAATGAATAGACACTATACTAAAGAATATTATTTGCGTATTATTGATAAAATAAAATCAATATGCCCGGATATTTCTCTATGTACTGATTTAATGGTGGGTTTTCCAGGAGAGACCGAAGAGGATTTCTTGGAAACTCTTGATCTGGTAAATAAGGTTGAATATGACACATCTTTTACGTTTATATACTCGAGAAGGGAAGGGACAATTGCAGCAAAATCTAAAGATCAAATTCCAGAGAATATAAAACATGAAAGGTTTCAAAGATTATTAGATGCATTATATCCCATTCAATTAAAAAAGAATAAAAAATTAATAGGTACAAATCAAAAGATATTAGTTGAAGGATTGAGTAAGAATAATTCTGAATACTTGACAGGAAGAACTGAAGGATTTAAAACTGTAAATTTTAAAGGTGATAAATCGAATATAGGCGAATTTGTAAATGTCGAAATTACACATGCCAATACATTTTCTCTAAGTGGTGATTTAATTGAAGGATATTAA
- a CDS encoding ATPase (ATPase involved in DNA repair [DNA replication, recombination, and repair]; High confidence in function and specificity), which translates to MDIDSLNKSINTIENEINIEKGKMSIITEQFKETSSEIEKLEKYNDILSKVTVLFQKTSAYGREQAKRQIEELVTKCLQFVLETDIEFIIEITESRNIPQAEFYVVSNYDGYSIKTKPELARGGGIVDIISIALRISFIQIHSPGIEGPLIFDEPGKHVSDDYIFNLGEFLKKSSSMFKRQVIMVTHNRHLSEICDLSYIVSNRNGISNVEKNKEV; encoded by the coding sequence ATGGATATTGATTCATTAAATAAGTCCATAAATACTATTGAAAATGAAATAAATATTGAAAAGGGTAAAATGTCGATTATTACAGAACAGTTTAAAGAAACCTCTTCTGAAATAGAAAAACTTGAAAAATACAACGATATTTTGTCCAAAGTTACAGTTCTTTTTCAAAAAACATCAGCTTACGGGAGAGAACAGGCAAAAAGGCAAATTGAGGAACTAGTTACTAAATGCCTTCAATTTGTTTTAGAGACAGACATTGAATTTATAATTGAAATCACTGAAAGTAGAAATATCCCTCAGGCTGAATTCTATGTAGTTTCAAATTATGACGGATATAGCATAAAGACCAAACCGGAACTTGCAAGAGGTGGGGGAATTGTTGATATAATTTCTATAGCCTTAAGAATATCCTTTATTCAAATTCACAGCCCCGGCATTGAAGGTCCTTTGATATTTGATGAGCCGGGGAAACATGTAAGCGATGACTATATTTTTAATTTAGGTGAATTTTTAAAAAAATCTTCTTCTATGTTTAAAAGACAAGTAATAATGGTAACTCATAATAGACATTTAAGTGAAATATGTGATTTGTCGTATATTGTAAGCAATAGAAACGGAATTTCAAATGTTGAAAAAAATAAAGAAGTATAA